Sequence from the bacterium genome:
AGCTCATCCTGGGGCCTTCCGATCCTAGCCGTCGCAGCTACGGCCTCGATCCTCGATGCGATACTCGGCACGAGGTACCTGGGAATGGCGGGCTTGCTGCTGTCGCTCCCGGCCCTCAGCTTGCTGCTCGTGGGTATCCAGAGGACCCGCCGGCTCGCTGTCCCCCTCGTACTGTCGCTGCTGATGACGCCCGTACCTATCACCCTCTCGACGCATATGGGGCTGCGCTATGCAACTGCCAGCGGAGTCGAGCCTCTTCTGCGGCTATTGGGGATTCCCGTGCTCAGGGAAGACACGGTGATGCGACTATCGTCGGGGTCCTTCGTCGTCGCAGAGGCATGTAGCGGTTTTTCGACGATGTACGCTTCGATCGCGGTCGCCCTGATCCTGGCGTTCATGGCCCGGTCGAAGGCCCGGAAACTGACAATCCTCCTCGTTGCACCATTCCTGGCCCTGGCGGCCAACATCGCGCGCGTCCTCGCTCTGGTGCTGATCGCCCATTTCGTGGGGCAGTGGACTCTCGAGACACCGATCCACGAAGCGACGGGCGTTGGAGCGTTTGTGATCGTGCTTGTCGGGCTCTTCGCGCTCGCCCGAGAGAATCCGTCCGAGGAGGCAGCCTCGTGAGCCTGCTCAGCCGCCGATTCGTGCTCGCCATCGCCGGCTTGCTCGGTGTCACTGCGATCCTGGTCGCGATCCTGACGGTACGCCCACATCGATTCGATCCATGCGCCC
This genomic interval carries:
- a CDS encoding exosortase/archaeosortase family protein; the encoded protein is MSRANIREVALGVVITAVIAFGPLTPNELGPSLLIGAAVAGAVYFWRRRRHLPEEVGAEEPGNPKQPLGVMLLWAGLIALWAAAFWPTLRWMWSEWTRSVWANDHGIFMPFIMGYLVWSLLRNDVGSEPESSSWGLPILAVAATASILDAILGTRYLGMAGLLLSLPALSLLLVGIQRTRRLAVPLVLSLLMTPVPITLSTHMGLRYATASGVEPLLRLLGIPVLREDTVMRLSSGSFVVAEACSGFSTMYASIAVALILAFMARSKARKLTILLVAPFLALAANIARVLALVLIAHFVGQWTLETPIHEATGVGAFVIVLVGLFALARENPSEEAAS